The following coding sequences lie in one Kamptonema formosum PCC 6407 genomic window:
- the recO gene encoding DNA repair protein RecO has product MNRTYKATGINLKSMPMGEHDRLLTILTREFGLIRAVAPGVRKQRSHLGGRSELFVVNELLLAKGRSLDKITQAETIESYSGLSRDLGKLASGQYLAELVLTQALSEQPQEELFSLLNEHLSRLERLPRKTDSKTVVAHLAHGIFHLLALGGIAPQVQVCGITQRPLNPNFTDPDWQVGFSISDGGTISLSELASLEIKQQGNESIEKELSENSPRVLPIPERLRARYLQTTQGRSRRQSTKINAAELAILQQLALPELPESSYFSDSGNWAAVERLLRQYAQYHLGCSILSAALIDTYVETENYV; this is encoded by the coding sequence ATGAATCGAACTTACAAAGCAACTGGAATTAACCTCAAAAGTATGCCTATGGGCGAGCATGACCGATTGCTAACGATATTGACGCGGGAATTTGGCTTAATTCGAGCCGTAGCGCCTGGAGTTCGCAAACAGCGATCGCACTTAGGCGGGAGAAGCGAATTATTTGTAGTTAACGAATTACTACTTGCCAAAGGGCGATCGCTCGATAAAATTACCCAAGCAGAAACAATAGAATCATACTCAGGACTGAGCAGAGACTTAGGAAAACTAGCATCAGGTCAATATCTCGCAGAATTGGTACTAACTCAAGCCCTTTCCGAGCAACCCCAAGAAGAATTGTTTAGTCTGCTCAACGAACACCTCAGCCGCCTAGAGCGTTTACCCCGCAAAACTGACAGCAAAACAGTTGTCGCTCATCTAGCGCACGGCATTTTTCATCTACTAGCATTAGGAGGAATAGCCCCCCAAGTGCAAGTCTGCGGAATCACCCAGCGCCCCCTGAACCCCAATTTTACCGATCCAGACTGGCAAGTGGGATTTAGTATCTCCGATGGAGGAACCATTAGTTTATCTGAATTAGCTAGTTTAGAAATAAAGCAACAAGGGAATGAGAGTATAGAAAAAGAATTATCAGAAAACTCCCCCCGCGTTCTGCCAATACCAGAGCGCTTACGAGCCCGCTATCTGCAAACTACCCAAGGGCGATCGCGCCGACAAAGTACCAAAATCAACGCAGCGGAATTAGCCATTCTCCAGCAGCTAGCTTTGCCTGAGCTTCCTGAATCTAGCTATTTCTCCGATTCTGGCAACTGGGCCGCCGTCGAACGCCTGTTGCGCCAATACGCCCAATATCACTTAGGTTGCTCCATCCTCTCTGCGGCATTGATCGATACTTACGTAGAAACCGAAAATTACGTTTGA
- a CDS encoding MFS transporter: MMRLSDSDLKISLLPLSHKIAESGEHNPLFHDRPTSAEPEYRAKVEDFTTPLTAEKYTGNGTKPQPEELPSSPPAMLEEKSTLNLESPTIPPGFPPANMATPSNGAALPLKPSEEEPERGFLPVLRNRNFLALWSGQIFSQLADKVYLVLMIALIDTRFQSAGQTISGWVSAVMIAFTIPAVLFGAAAGVFVDRWSKKAVLVATNLLRGGLVVTLPLLLWLSQDMNLGSVPVGFCLLLLVTFLVSTLTQFFAPAEQSALPLIVEGRNLLSANSLYTTTMMGSVIIGFAVGEPLLALADAIVGQLGGGFGIGKELAVGGSYAIAGLLLLSLKTGEKTDALEHEPPHPLEDLREGLRYIKHQPPVRNALIQLVILFSIFAALAVLAVRLAEVLPGMKASQFGFLLAAVGVGMAVGAAILGQVGHRFSHNQLGLIGNAGMTGALIGLSLFTHHLWLTVLFITVLGAFAAVVGIPMQTTIQQSTPEEMRGKVFGLQNNAINIALSLPLALAGVAETFLGLPAVFLSLAGLAIAGGILTWYISRSNTKVNQSSHITNPD; this comes from the coding sequence ATGATGCGACTGTCTGATTCTGATTTGAAAATATCACTTTTACCTCTGAGCCACAAAATAGCGGAATCTGGAGAGCACAACCCCCTCTTCCACGATCGCCCCACCTCTGCGGAACCAGAATATCGGGCAAAAGTAGAAGACTTCACAACTCCCCTGACTGCTGAAAAATATACAGGGAATGGCACAAAGCCACAACCGGAAGAATTGCCGAGCTCTCCCCCAGCAATGCTAGAGGAGAAAAGCACCCTAAACCTTGAATCTCCCACTATTCCTCCAGGGTTTCCGCCTGCAAATATGGCAACCCCATCTAACGGCGCAGCCTTACCCCTTAAGCCTTCTGAAGAGGAACCGGAACGCGGATTTTTGCCCGTGTTGAGAAACCGGAATTTTTTGGCTCTATGGAGCGGTCAAATTTTCTCCCAACTCGCAGATAAAGTTTATCTGGTGTTGATGATTGCCCTGATTGACACTCGTTTTCAATCCGCAGGCCAAACGATTAGCGGGTGGGTGTCGGCGGTAATGATTGCATTTACGATACCTGCGGTGCTGTTTGGTGCGGCTGCGGGTGTGTTTGTGGATAGGTGGTCGAAGAAGGCAGTGCTAGTGGCTACGAATCTCCTACGGGGGGGTTTGGTGGTGACGCTGCCCTTGCTGCTATGGCTATCTCAAGATATGAACTTGGGTTCTGTGCCGGTGGGCTTTTGCTTGCTACTGTTGGTGACATTTTTAGTGTCAACTCTGACTCAATTTTTCGCACCGGCAGAACAGTCAGCTTTACCTTTGATTGTAGAAGGCCGTAACTTACTGTCGGCTAATTCCCTCTATACAACAACGATGATGGGGTCGGTGATTATTGGGTTTGCAGTGGGAGAACCACTCTTAGCCTTAGCAGATGCGATCGTTGGGCAATTGGGCGGCGGATTTGGTATTGGTAAGGAGTTGGCCGTAGGGGGAAGTTATGCGATCGCCGGATTGCTATTACTATCGCTGAAAACAGGCGAAAAAACTGACGCTTTAGAACACGAACCCCCCCATCCCTTAGAAGATTTGCGCGAAGGATTGCGCTATATCAAACATCAACCCCCTGTCCGTAATGCCTTAATTCAACTGGTAATTCTATTTTCCATCTTTGCGGCCTTAGCAGTTTTGGCTGTGCGATTGGCTGAGGTACTACCAGGAATGAAAGCTTCTCAATTCGGCTTTTTATTAGCAGCAGTAGGCGTGGGAATGGCAGTTGGGGCGGCGATTCTGGGTCAGGTGGGACACAGATTTTCTCATAATCAACTGGGTCTAATTGGTAATGCGGGGATGACGGGGGCTTTAATTGGGCTATCTCTGTTTACGCACCATTTATGGCTGACAGTGCTGTTTATTACTGTCTTAGGGGCCTTTGCGGCGGTGGTAGGGATACCGATGCAAACGACTATCCAGCAATCCACTCCCGAAGAAATGCGGGGTAAGGTTTTTGGTCTGCAAAATAATGCGATTAATATCGCCCTGAGTTTACCTCTGGCTTTGGCTGGGGTGGCCGAAACATTTCTGGGTTTGCCAGCGGTATTTTTGAGTTTGGCGGGGTTAGCGATCGCAGGGGGTATCTTAACCTGGTATATTTCCCGTAGCAATACTAAAGTTAACCAAAGCTCACACATAACAAACCCTGATTGA
- a CDS encoding glycosyltransferase family 4 protein, with the protein MHIAWLGKKFPFCGNVTYSREITNGLLDRGYQVSFLHFAQEAAESDRTADSWLWTNDWGLLAREWGLGKGKVSPPSQKTQSPIFNSEARMVCEVPLPYLKKWQIYTIPTFKSRDVLKKSLERLKPDLVHASLTLSLLDFFVLPEICEELNLPLVATFHPPFDRKLRNLTSGTQHLMYQLYAPFLANYDCTIVFSQIQRDILVELGVPEERVTIIPNGVDSLKYSPGPSALKSELNADRVFVYLGRIAMEKNVESLLKAWKKAEMGPGSVLAIVGDGPMAASLQMFYGEEDGIIWMGFIEDENRRIEILRGADVFILPSLVEGLSLSLLEAMACGLACLATDVGADGEVLEDGAGVVLNPQRVSSELQTLLPLFRDHPELTTLLGQKARQRVIDRYTLSGNISQVEKLYVEMLAQREVKQKGLVSY; encoded by the coding sequence ATGCACATTGCTTGGCTTGGGAAAAAATTCCCTTTTTGCGGTAACGTTACCTACTCTCGTGAAATTACGAATGGCCTGTTAGACCGAGGATACCAGGTTAGTTTTTTGCACTTTGCTCAAGAAGCTGCTGAGTCTGACAGAACTGCTGATTCTTGGTTGTGGACTAATGATTGGGGACTTTTGGCCCGCGAGTGGGGATTGGGGAAAGGTAAGGTTTCTCCACCATCCCAAAAGACTCAATCGCCAATTTTTAATAGTGAAGCGCGAATGGTGTGCGAAGTTCCCTTGCCCTACCTAAAAAAGTGGCAAATTTACACCATTCCTACTTTCAAATCGAGAGATGTTTTGAAGAAGTCTCTGGAACGACTAAAACCAGATTTGGTTCACGCTTCGCTGACGCTTTCTTTGCTAGATTTTTTCGTCTTGCCAGAAATTTGCGAAGAATTGAATTTGCCCTTAGTAGCGACTTTTCATCCGCCTTTTGACCGTAAACTTCGCAATTTAACATCGGGTACGCAACACCTGATGTATCAGTTATATGCTCCTTTTTTGGCTAATTACGATTGCACGATCGTCTTTTCTCAGATTCAACGGGATATATTAGTCGAGTTGGGAGTCCCGGAGGAAAGGGTGACAATTATTCCCAATGGAGTTGACTCCCTGAAGTATTCTCCAGGGCCTTCGGCACTAAAATCTGAATTAAATGCCGATCGCGTTTTTGTCTACCTTGGCCGGATTGCGATGGAGAAAAATGTTGAGTCGCTGTTAAAGGCCTGGAAAAAGGCAGAAATGGGCCCAGGTAGCGTGTTAGCGATCGTTGGTGATGGGCCAATGGCAGCTTCTTTACAAATGTTTTACGGGGAAGAAGACGGCATTATCTGGATGGGTTTTATTGAGGATGAGAACCGCCGGATCGAAATTCTCCGGGGTGCTGATGTGTTTATTTTGCCTTCTTTAGTTGAGGGTTTATCCTTGTCTTTGTTGGAGGCAATGGCCTGCGGTTTGGCTTGTCTGGCGACGGATGTAGGTGCTGATGGGGAGGTTTTGGAGGATGGTGCTGGGGTGGTTTTGAATCCTCAGCGGGTAAGTAGTGAATTGCAAACACTATTACCACTATTTCGAGATCATCCTGAGTTGACTACGTTGTTGGGGCAGAAAGCTCGTCAGCGGGTAATCGATCGCTATACTCTATCAGGGAATATTTCTCAGGTGGAAAAGCTTTATGTTGAGATGTTAGCCCAGCGAGAGGTTAAGCAGAAAGGTTTGGTGAGTTATTAG
- the dtd gene encoding D-aminoacyl-tRNA deacylase, with the protein MRVVVQRVKSSQVEVNGQIVGKIGQGLNLLIGIAATDTEVELDWMARKCLQLRLFPDNSKSSDRWDKSVQDIGGEVLAVSQFTLYGDCRKGRRPSFDTAAPPERAQKLYEEFVAKLRQSGLRVETGCFGAMMQVSIDNDGPVTLLLEREASS; encoded by the coding sequence ATGCGAGTAGTTGTCCAGCGAGTTAAATCTTCTCAAGTGGAAGTCAACGGTCAAATTGTGGGCAAAATTGGGCAAGGACTAAATTTGCTGATCGGGATTGCCGCTACTGACACCGAGGTAGAACTCGACTGGATGGCCCGCAAATGCCTGCAACTGCGGCTATTTCCTGATAATAGTAAGAGTAGCGATCGCTGGGATAAATCAGTTCAAGATATTGGTGGCGAGGTGCTAGCAGTTAGTCAATTCACCCTTTACGGAGATTGCCGTAAAGGCCGTCGCCCTTCTTTTGACACAGCAGCACCTCCTGAACGAGCCCAGAAACTTTACGAAGAATTTGTTGCCAAGTTGCGTCAGAGTGGTCTGCGAGTCGAAACAGGTTGCTTTGGGGCCATGATGCAAGTATCGATCGATAACGATGGCCCTGTTACTTTGTTGCTAGAGCGAGAGGCAAGCTCATAG
- a CDS encoding CobW family GTP-binding protein — MQSTTNQIEATPTMEAPKQGLPVTIITGFLGSGKTTLLNHILTNQEGLKTAVLVNEFGEIGIDNELIVTSDDNMVELNNGCICCTINEDLVNAVYKVLERPEKLDYLVVETTGLADPLPVALTFLGTELRDMTRLDSIVTVVDAANYSLDLFNSQAAYSQIAYGDIILLNKADLVDEANLDLLEVKIRDVKEGARIVRTVRSQVPLPLVLSVGLFESDKYFQPEKANDSHGHDRGHDHHEHSHHAHHDHEHDHDHHDHHDHSHHDHSHHDHHSHHLENDGFTSLSFQSDRPFSLRKFQYFLDHQLPMNVFRAKGIMWFEESPKRHIFHLSGKRFSIDDDEWKGQPKNQIVLIGQGLEHDTLRSQLENCLCIPSVGRGKGFGK, encoded by the coding sequence ATGCAATCCACAACTAATCAAATCGAAGCCACACCTACAATGGAGGCTCCAAAACAAGGATTACCAGTCACAATTATTACTGGTTTTCTTGGCAGCGGTAAGACAACACTGCTCAACCATATTCTGACCAATCAGGAAGGTTTGAAAACAGCAGTTCTAGTAAATGAGTTTGGCGAAATCGGCATCGACAACGAGCTGATTGTTACTTCCGACGACAACATGGTGGAGTTGAATAACGGCTGTATATGCTGTACGATTAATGAAGATTTGGTCAATGCTGTTTATAAAGTTTTAGAGCGTCCAGAGAAGTTAGATTATCTGGTAGTAGAGACAACGGGACTGGCAGATCCTTTGCCTGTCGCCCTGACTTTCTTGGGTACTGAACTGCGAGATATGACTCGTCTGGATTCAATTGTGACTGTCGTAGATGCAGCTAATTATAGCTTAGATTTGTTCAACAGTCAAGCTGCTTACAGTCAAATTGCTTACGGCGATATCATTTTGTTGAATAAGGCAGATTTGGTTGATGAAGCAAATTTAGATTTGTTGGAAGTTAAGATTCGCGATGTGAAAGAAGGGGCGCGAATTGTGCGGACAGTGCGATCGCAAGTTCCCCTCCCTTTAGTTCTCAGTGTAGGTTTATTTGAGTCAGATAAATATTTCCAACCTGAGAAAGCTAATGATAGTCACGGACACGATCGTGGGCACGATCATCACGAGCATTCACATCACGCGCACCATGACCATGAACATGACCACGATCATCACGATCATCACGATCATTCACATCACGATCATAGCCACCATGACCACCATTCCCACCATTTAGAGAATGATGGGTTTACTTCGCTTTCTTTCCAAAGCGATCGCCCATTCTCTTTAAGGAAATTTCAGTATTTCCTCGATCATCAACTACCGATGAATGTGTTTAGAGCTAAGGGTATTATGTGGTTTGAGGAAAGTCCTAAGCGGCACATTTTCCATCTTAGCGGCAAGCGTTTTTCCATTGATGACGACGAGTGGAAAGGTCAGCCAAAAAATCAGATCGTGCTGATCGGTCAAGGTTTAGAACATGACACGCTGCGATCGCAGTTAGAAAATTGCCTTTGTATTCCTTCCGTCGGTCGTGGCAAAGGCTTTGGGAAATAG
- a CDS encoding glycosyltransferase, whose protein sequence is MQIIVEGWHFLCHSYSVVNQFQMMEMLKRPDLELFHRDMPYIDEGWKTEVSDRDRTTQALRNIPTPAPNQPADVTLRMYCPWNFANSNSSQTWVFAATEWGTVTNNVLEGIGVSSLTETPVNSEAKIITCSQWSKAGFIRSGVQPNRIAVVPLGVDTDIYHPLTNEQRTALRQAFGWQDSFIFLNIGGCTDRKGIRPLLKAFAAVIERYPHAKLVLKGSELLYPSKDDIAQASRAVLSDAEREKVATRVIYTGTQLSFSQVAQLYQAADVYVSPYLAEGFNLPVLEAAACGLPVICTQGGPTDDFTHPDFALQIESKLRPLTIDGESFSILAPNLDHLIALMQANIEETAIAARARQFGPSFVAGKFTWKHAVDDLLHVFRTSETRAKINRLAFEPIIL, encoded by the coding sequence TTGCAAATTATTGTTGAAGGGTGGCATTTTCTTTGTCACTCTTACAGCGTAGTAAATCAGTTTCAAATGATGGAAATGCTTAAGCGTCCAGACTTAGAGCTATTCCATCGCGATATGCCTTATATTGATGAAGGTTGGAAAACAGAAGTTAGCGATCGCGATCGCACTACTCAAGCATTGCGTAACATCCCCACTCCCGCACCAAATCAGCCAGCAGATGTTACTCTACGAATGTATTGCCCTTGGAACTTCGCCAACTCCAATAGCAGTCAAACTTGGGTATTTGCAGCTACCGAATGGGGAACAGTTACTAACAACGTATTAGAGGGAATTGGCGTATCTTCCCTAACAGAAACTCCCGTCAATTCAGAGGCAAAAATTATTACCTGTTCCCAGTGGTCAAAAGCAGGATTCATTCGCAGCGGCGTTCAACCCAACCGCATCGCCGTTGTTCCCCTTGGTGTTGATACTGATATCTATCATCCGCTTACAAACGAACAAAGAACAGCCTTACGCCAAGCCTTCGGATGGCAAGACTCATTTATATTCTTAAATATCGGCGGCTGCACTGATAGAAAAGGCATCCGCCCCTTATTAAAAGCCTTCGCTGCGGTAATTGAGCGCTATCCTCACGCTAAACTGGTATTAAAAGGTTCAGAATTGCTGTATCCTTCTAAAGATGATATAGCTCAAGCTAGCCGCGCCGTCCTCAGCGATGCGGAAAGAGAAAAAGTAGCAACCAGAGTTATTTATACTGGCACTCAGCTATCATTTTCTCAAGTAGCTCAGTTGTACCAAGCGGCTGATGTTTACGTTTCTCCCTATTTGGCAGAAGGTTTCAATTTGCCTGTGCTAGAAGCAGCCGCTTGCGGTTTGCCCGTGATTTGCACTCAAGGCGGCCCTACTGACGATTTCACTCATCCAGACTTCGCACTGCAAATAGAGAGCAAACTTAGGCCTTTGACAATTGACGGCGAAAGCTTCTCGATCTTAGCTCCCAATCTAGACCATTTGATAGCTTTGATGCAAGCCAACATCGAGGAAACTGCGATCGCAGCGCGAGCTCGTCAATTTGGCCCTAGTTTTGTTGCTGGCAAGTTTACCTGGAAACACGCAGTAGACGATTTGCTCCATGTCTTCCGAACATCTGAAACTAGAGCTAAAATTAATAGACTAGCTTTTGAGCCGATAATTCTTTGA
- a CDS encoding IMS domain-containing protein: MLIPLDYYRILGLPIQLTAEQLQQAHRDRTLQLPRREYSEVAIAARKQLLDEAYAVLSNSEQRSAYDASFLAKTYESEHDSGLSGAKHLWERTASGQKPGPSATVLQESGDNLNSDLWALDAAPDPHTPSIDIEDKQFAGALLILQELGEYELAIKIARPYLSNGSAIREGRFGDPQLVRPDIVLTTALAYLELGREQWQQGQHENAAASLEAGQELLLRESLFLTVRGEMQADLYKLRPYRILELLALPPEKTADRTRGLQFLREMLQERGGIDGSGDDQSGLGIEDFLRFVQQLRKHLTTAEQQSLFEAEARRPSAVATYLAVYTLLAQGFAARLPALIRRAKLMLMQLGRRQDVHLEKAVCALLLGQTEEASRALELSSESEPLTFIRENSQDSPDLLPGLCLYAEHWLQEEVFPHFRDLADEPVSLKDYFADKNVQAYLEALPTEAEVANEWIAVHPRLGKPLLVTPPTREPETPTATSYRTATVTLSAPEAGLTTAVRSTPRTSSAPTTPRLSSETTSVGTTVQPKTASEGAGRSPTLPLRERKRGTSGRSRGLLTGGEAVGVAAGREPFNWQQVQARLKSIKIHKNRTIAIVIAILAFLLLGFLTVQAFNLLANALQSLSGPTLKGEQALVGLDQPPLEIPIPEPPSPTASGPLNEESGKQVIESWFSAKRAALGKDYQIDQLKEILVEPALTRWMPMAEAQQRNNVYQTYDHTLQVSSIRTNETNPDQAQVEAEVTEKAQVFERGQPTTARDDSLRVRYDLVRIDGQWRIRDWEVLR, from the coding sequence GTGCTAATTCCACTGGACTACTACCGGATTTTAGGTCTGCCGATCCAGCTTACTGCCGAACAGTTGCAGCAAGCTCACCGCGATCGCACTTTACAACTTCCCAGAAGGGAGTATTCGGAAGTCGCGATCGCTGCTAGAAAACAACTACTCGACGAAGCCTACGCTGTCCTGTCCAACTCAGAACAGCGCTCAGCTTACGATGCCAGTTTCCTAGCTAAAACCTACGAGTCCGAACACGACTCAGGCCTCTCCGGGGCAAAACACCTCTGGGAGAGAACTGCATCCGGCCAAAAACCTGGCCCCAGCGCCACCGTCTTACAGGAGTCAGGAGACAATCTCAACTCTGACCTCTGGGCCTTAGATGCCGCCCCCGATCCCCATACTCCCAGCATCGACATCGAAGACAAGCAATTTGCCGGGGCGTTGCTGATTCTGCAAGAGTTAGGGGAATACGAACTGGCAATCAAAATCGCCCGTCCCTATCTCAGCAATGGCAGCGCCATCAGAGAAGGTCGTTTTGGCGACCCGCAACTCGTCCGGCCCGATATAGTTTTAACCACAGCCCTTGCCTACCTAGAACTTGGTCGCGAACAGTGGCAGCAAGGTCAACACGAAAATGCCGCCGCATCCTTAGAAGCAGGTCAGGAATTGCTGCTGCGGGAAAGCTTATTTCTTACTGTGAGGGGTGAAATGCAAGCCGATCTCTACAAGCTGCGTCCCTATAGGATTTTAGAATTGTTAGCGCTACCGCCAGAAAAAACTGCCGATCGCACCAGAGGGTTACAATTCCTCCGCGAAATGCTCCAAGAGCGCGGCGGTATAGATGGTTCTGGCGACGATCAATCTGGTTTAGGTATAGAAGATTTCCTCCGCTTCGTGCAGCAATTGCGGAAGCACTTAACTACCGCCGAGCAACAGAGCTTATTTGAAGCCGAAGCCCGCCGTCCCTCCGCAGTCGCGACCTACTTGGCAGTCTACACTCTTTTAGCTCAAGGCTTTGCCGCCCGACTGCCTGCCCTGATCCGCCGCGCTAAGCTGATGCTGATGCAATTAGGCCGTCGCCAAGACGTACACTTGGAAAAAGCAGTGTGCGCCCTGTTATTAGGCCAAACCGAAGAAGCTAGCCGCGCTTTAGAGCTGAGTTCCGAAAGCGAACCCCTGACTTTTATTCGGGAAAATTCCCAAGATTCCCCAGATTTACTACCGGGATTGTGTTTATACGCCGAACACTGGTTACAGGAAGAAGTATTTCCCCACTTCCGAGACTTGGCCGACGAGCCGGTTTCTCTCAAAGATTATTTTGCTGATAAAAACGTGCAAGCTTACTTAGAAGCTTTGCCCACAGAAGCAGAAGTAGCTAATGAGTGGATCGCAGTACACCCTCGCCTCGGCAAACCCCTACTGGTGACTCCCCCAACAAGGGAACCAGAAACCCCCACTGCTACTTCCTATCGGACTGCTACAGTTACTTTGAGTGCGCCAGAAGCGGGTCTAACAACAGCAGTGCGAAGTACCCCTAGAACCTCCAGCGCCCCAACAACCCCTCGCCTTTCTTCCGAAACAACCTCGGTAGGTACAACTGTCCAGCCTAAAACTGCCTCTGAGGGAGCGGGGCGATCGCCAACGCTACCATTAAGAGAGCGCAAGCGGGGAACTTCCGGGCGATCGCGCGGCCTACTCACTGGAGGAGAAGCTGTAGGTGTAGCTGCTGGCCGAGAACCATTCAACTGGCAGCAAGTACAGGCGCGGTTGAAGTCGATTAAAATTCATAAAAACAGGACAATTGCGATCGTCATCGCAATTCTAGCTTTCCTCCTGTTAGGCTTTTTAACAGTACAAGCCTTCAATTTGCTAGCAAATGCCCTACAAAGCCTCTCCGGGCCAACTCTAAAAGGAGAGCAAGCCCTTGTAGGATTAGACCAGCCACCGCTCGAAATTCCCATACCAGAACCACCATCTCCCACAGCGTCAGGCCCCCTGAACGAAGAATCTGGCAAGCAAGTGATTGAATCTTGGTTCTCTGCTAAAAGAGCAGCCTTGGGTAAAGACTACCAGATCGATCAGTTAAAAGAAATTCTTGTAGAGCCAGCTTTGACCAGATGGATGCCAATGGCAGAAGCTCAACAGCGAAATAATGTTTATCAGACTTACGATCATACTTTACAAGTAAGTTCAATTCGCACTAACGAAACGAATCCCGATCAGGCTCAAGTTGAAGCAGAGGTGACAGAAAAAGCACAGGTTTTTGAGCGCGGCCAACCTACAACTGCACGCGATGATAGCTTGCGCGTGCGCTACGATTTAGTCCGAATTGACGGCCAATGGCGGATTAGAGATTGGGAAGTCTTAAGATAG
- the pdhA gene encoding pyruvate dehydrogenase (acetyl-transferring) E1 component subunit alpha: MVQERILPVFDSARVKISKEEGLMLYEDMVLGRFFEDKCAEMYYRGKMFGFVHLYNGQEAVSTGVIRAMRRDEDYVSSTYRDHVHALSAGVPAREVMAELFGKATGCSKGRGGSMHIFSAEHNLLGGYAFVAEGIPVATGAAFASKYRREALGNENADQVTACFFGDGAANNGQFFECLNMAALWKLPIIYVVENNKWAIGMAHDRATSDPVIYKKAHAFGMAGFEVDGMDVLAVREVAQEAVARARAGEGPTLIEALTYRFRGHSLADPDELRSKEEKEYWFPRDPIKKLAADLTERNLATVEELKEIEQKIQALVDDAVEFAEKSPEPDPSELYRFIYAEDE; the protein is encoded by the coding sequence ATGGTTCAGGAAAGAATTTTACCAGTTTTTGACTCGGCACGGGTCAAAATTTCTAAGGAAGAGGGGCTAATGCTCTATGAGGATATGGTTTTGGGGCGCTTTTTTGAAGATAAGTGCGCTGAGATGTACTACCGGGGCAAGATGTTTGGCTTCGTCCACCTTTATAACGGTCAAGAAGCGGTGTCTACTGGCGTGATTCGGGCGATGCGCCGAGATGAGGATTATGTCAGCTCTACCTACAGGGATCACGTTCACGCTTTGAGTGCAGGTGTGCCAGCGCGGGAGGTTATGGCTGAGTTGTTTGGTAAGGCGACTGGCTGTTCAAAGGGACGCGGCGGTTCGATGCACATCTTTTCTGCGGAACATAACCTATTAGGTGGTTATGCGTTTGTGGCTGAGGGTATTCCTGTGGCTACGGGGGCGGCTTTTGCTTCCAAGTATCGGCGGGAGGCTTTGGGGAATGAAAATGCGGATCAAGTAACGGCTTGCTTTTTTGGAGATGGCGCGGCTAATAATGGTCAGTTTTTCGAGTGTTTGAATATGGCGGCTTTGTGGAAGTTGCCGATTATCTATGTGGTGGAAAATAATAAATGGGCGATCGGCATGGCTCACGATCGCGCTACTTCCGATCCAGTAATTTACAAAAAGGCTCATGCTTTTGGTATGGCTGGTTTTGAGGTTGATGGCATGGATGTTTTGGCGGTAAGAGAAGTTGCTCAAGAGGCTGTTGCTCGCGCTCGCGCTGGGGAAGGGCCGACTTTAATTGAGGCTTTAACTTATCGTTTCCGAGGTCATTCTTTGGCCGATCCTGATGAATTGCGGTCTAAGGAAGAGAAGGAATATTGGTTCCCTCGCGATCCGATTAAGAAGTTGGCTGCTGATTTGACTGAGCGCAATTTAGCAACTGTTGAAGAGTTGAAAGAAATTGAGCAAAAGATTCAAGCCTTAGTTGATGATGCAGTGGAGTTTGCGGAGAAAAGTCCCGAACCAGATCCGAGCGAACTTTATCGTTTTATCTATGCTGAAGATGAGTAA